The Polyodon spathula isolate WHYD16114869_AA chromosome 3, ASM1765450v1, whole genome shotgun sequence genome has a segment encoding these proteins:
- the LOC121313644 gene encoding secernin-1-like, which yields MAVAPPSSSFVAFPPAAEAGRVIFGKNSTRPRDEVQEVVYFPCAEYEPGAQVECTYITINQAPRTHAVVLSRPAWLWGAEMGANEHGVCIANAAVVAREPGARTEALLGMDLVRLGVERGSTAKTALDTIVSLLEEHGQGGNYSEDRNTYHAFHSAFLIADREEGWVLETVGKFWAAERITEGFKCLCRHLSITTNIDAEHPELRSYAQEHGWWSEGHKFNFSEVFSLPDEESSFCSGKEFFGNQEGDLTVQTVIDALRDKETGVCVDSESLLTTSSMVSVLPQSTVSPCVHFFTATPDPARSIFKPFIFVDNVKLVPQAQSPCFGEEDPVKIQPRFESKVDRRHELYKAHEWALTVIDSEEEPGQKLKETMLDLEKQGLKAMEDMLLSTEPLDPAEVADLFYDCVDTEIKFYKQGVPF from the exons ATGGCTGTGGCTCCCCCCAGTTCCAGTTTTGTTGCTTTTCCACCTGCAGCAGAAGCTGGCCGTGTTATCTTTGGGAAAAACTCCACACGTCCGAGAGATGAAGTCCAGGAGGTCGTGTACTTTCCATGTGCTGAGTATGAGCCTGGAGCTCAGGTTGAG TGTACTTATATTACCATTAATCAAGCTCCAAGGACTCACGCTGTTGTGCTAAGCAGACCTGCTTGGTTATGGGGGGCTGAAATGGGAGCCAATGAGCATGGTGTCTGCATTGCTAATGCGGCTGTTGTTGCCAGGGAGCCTGGTGCCAGGACAGAAGCCTTGCTTGGGATGGATCTTGTCAG ACTTGGAGTAGAAAGAGGATCAACAGCCAAAACGGCCTTAGACACCATAGTGTCCCTTCTGGAAGAGCACGGTCAAGGTGGAAACTATTCAGAGGATAGGAACACCTATCATGCCTTCCATAGTGCTTTTCTGATTGCTGACAGAGAGGAAGGCTGGGTGCTGGAGACTGTTGGGAAATTCTGGGCTGCAGAGAGAATCACGG AAGGATTTAAATGCCTTTGCCGGCACTTGTCTATAACTACAAACATTGATGCAGAGCATCCTGAGCTTAGAAGTTATGCACAGGAACATGGGTGGTGGAGTGAGGGACACAAGTTCAATTTCTCTGAAGTTTTCTCATTACCAGACGAGGAAAGTAGCTTCTGTTCTGGCAAGGAATTCTTTGGAAATCAAGAGG GAGACCTGACGGTGCAGACAGTGATTGATGCCCTTCGAGACAAGGagactggtgtgtgtgtggactCTGAGTCTCTCCTCACCACATCCAGCATGGTGTCAGTCTTGCCTCAGAGCACTGTCTCCCCGTGTGTTCACTTCTTCACTGCCACGCCTGACCCAGCAAG GTCCATATTCAAGCCCTTTATCTTTGTTGACAATGTGAAGCTAGTGCCTCAAGCacaatccccttgctttggggaGGAGGACCCAGTAAAGATACAGCCTCGCTTTGAAAGCAAAGTTGACCGCAGACATGAGCTATACAAAGCCCATGAGTGGGCTCTGACAGTAATTGATAGTGAAGAG GAACCAGGTCAGAAGCTCAAAGAGACCATGCTAGATCTGGAAAAGCAAGGCCTGAAGGCCATGGAAGACATGCTGCTCAGCACAGAGCCTCTAGACCCTGCTGAGGTAGCTGACCTCTTCTATGATTGTGTTGACACAGAAATCAAATTCTACAAGCAAGGTGTGCCGTTTTAA